The genomic region ACTTTTGAGTGGTAATGAAGAATAATCTCCTGAGCCAACAGGCAAGTATAGTAATGATGGTTCGTCCGGCATTTTTTGGATTTAATCCGGAGACAGCGGCAAGTAATGCTTTTCAGCAGGAGCGGAAAGGAGCAATAGCAGATAGCCTCCACGAACAGGCCCTTCGCGAATTTGATTTGGTGAGAGAAAAATTAGTTGTTGCAGGAATCAATGTGCATGTTTTTCAAAATGCAGATGTGGATACACCTGATGCTATTTTTCCCAATAACTGGTTCAGTACCCATCACGATGGCACCTTGGTACTCTATCCCATGCTGGCTCTAAATCGCCGTCGTGAAAGAAGTTCCGGTCTTGAGCAGTATCTGGAAGGAGCATTTAAAATCAACCGAAAACTTGATCTTACCTCTTGGGAAGAGCAAAGTAAATTTCTCGAGGGTACAGGTAGTATTGTTTTTGATCATGCTTGCAAAATGGCTTATGCGGTATCGAGTCCAAGGACGAATTTGGAAGTCTTGCATGCACTTTGTATAGAATTGAATTACGATTATCATTCTTTTCATTGTAATGATGCAATTGGAAATCCGGTCTATCACACCAACGTGGTGATGCATATTGGTGAAAATTATATCATGTATTGTGAGGAGGGGATTCCTTCGGAAGAAGAACGAAGTAGATTGAAAATAAGTTTTTCGGATTCCGGAAGAACATTACTGACTTTGTCATTGGCGCAGATGAATTCTTTCTGTGGAAATATGCTTCAAATTAAAAATCGTGATGGTCGTTTGTTTACCGTTTGTTCACGTACGGCTTATGATTCGTTAGAGGAAAAGCAGCTTGAGCAAATGCAGGAGCATACTGAATTTTTAATTGTAGACATTCCTGTTATTGAGAATGTAGGAGGAGGTGGCGTGCGCTGTATGCTTGCTGAAATTTTCCTTGAACCAAAAATAGTAGCACACTAAATGGATATTTTCAAAGGGCTCCGCGTAGTTGAACTGGCCAATGTTTTGGCAGGACCTGCTGTTGGAATGTTTTTCGCGGAGTTAGGAGCGGAAGTGATTAAAATAGAAAATAAGAGTACCGGTGGCGATCTCACCAGGAAATGGAAATTGCCGGTGGAACAAAAAGAATCAACAACGTCTTCTTATTATCATTCGGTCAATTGGAATAAAGAAATACTTTTTCTTGATCTGAAGGAGGCAGTAGATCATGCTGTTGCAATAGAGAAAATCAGTGCTGCTGATTTACTCATTACAAATTTTAAGAGTGGAGATGCAGAAAAATTAGGAATGAGTTCTTCGGTACTGCTTTCCCGTTATCCTTCGCTGATTATTGCAGAAATTACAGGCTTTGACGATCAGGAAAGAGTGGCTTATGATGCCGTATTGCAGGCGGAGACAGGGTTCATGTCGCTGAATGGAAATCCGGGAGATCAACCGATGAAAATGCCTGTGGCATTGATCGATCTTTTAGCTGCCCATCAATTAAAGGAAGGAATACTGATCGCATTACTGCAACGTGCTAAAACAGGAAAGGGGTGCAAAGTGACAGCATCCTTGTACCGTTCTGCAATAGCTTCATTAGCGAATCAGGCAAGCGCCTATTTAAATACCCATGTTGTTCCTTTGGCTTCCGGATCATTGCATCCTACCATTGCTCCTTATGGTGAAATGTTTCGCTGCGCTGATGGACAATTGGTGCTCCTGGCAGTGGGTACAGACAAGCAGTTTTTGCGTTTGCTGGATATTTTGAAAGCAGAAGAAATGGGGTCCGATCCACTTTTTTCAACCAATACTAACCGGGTTATCAATCGTAAGATTCTTGCCGAAAAGTTAAATAAGTATATAGCGTTATTGACATCTGAAAATCTTCTTTCGGCCTGTCATCGCGCAAAAGTTCCTGCAGCATCAGTACGATCTATCGATCAGGTTTTTATGGACCCTTCCATTCAATCTATGGTGTTGGAACAACAGGAAGGTGATGGTAGTGTCAGTAAGAGAGTAGCAACAGTAGCATTTAAAATTGAAAATGAATGAGCAAGCTTCCTGAAAATTTCAAGTTCATGGATCCATTCCATTCGAACAGAGAAGACGAGTATTTCCTGCTGCGATGGGAAGTCCTTCGCAAGCCATGGAATCAGCCCAAAGGGACGGAGAGAGATGAACTCGAGCAGAAGTCCTTGCATCGGATGATTGTAGGTGCTGATGAAGTAATCGTGGCAACAGGTCGTCTTCAGCTTAATGAACCCACTGTGGCTCAAATACGATATATGGCCGTTCATGAGCAATTCAGGGGGCTTCAGCTGGGGAAGGCGATGATGGAAGAGCTGGAGTCTTTGGCGCTTGATGCGGGTGCGGAGAAAGTAATTCTGCAAGCCAGAGAAAATGCCTTGCAATTTTATGAATCCTGTGGTTATGAGATCGTGATGGAGACTTTTTTACTGTATGAGAGTATTCAGCATTATCTGATGGAAAAGATTTTAGTAAAGATTCCTGAATGATCTTAAATTTGCACAATGCGGATAGATATCATCACAGTGCACCCTGAGTTACTGGAAAGTCCCTTTAATCATTCTATATTAAAAAGAGCCAAAGAGAAGGGATTGGTGGAAGTAAATCTCATCAACCTTCGTGATTATGCATTCAGCAAGCACCACAATACCGATGACTATGCCTTTGGAGGTGGTGCAGGAATGGTGATGATGATTGAGCCGATTGCTTTATGTATAGAGGCGCTTCAATTGAAGAATACGTATGATGAAATAATTTACATGAGTCCGGATGGTGTTATGCTCGATCAACCGTTGGCCAATTCCATATCGCTTCAGCAAAATATCATACTGCTTTGCGGGCATTATAAGGGTGTGGACGAGCGGGTACGGGAGCATTTCATCACCAGGGAAATCAGTATCGGCAACTATGTATTGTCAGGAGGTGAATTGGCTGCTGCAGTGCTTTGTGATGCGGTGATTCGTTTAATTCCGGGGGTGCTGAATGATGAAACCTCTGCTTTGTCCGATTCCTTTCAGGATAACTTGATCGCACCTCCTGTGTATACACGTCCTGCAGAATTCAGAGGTTGGAAAGTACCGGATGTACTTCTTTCAGGACATGAAGCTAAAATCAATCAATGGAGATATGAACAGTCGTTGATACGCACACAGGAGCGAAGACCGGATTTATTGAGAAAAAACGAGTAAGTTAGTTTCCCGCAGGAGTATTTTCCTGATTAAGTTTTATCTCCCTTAAACGGGCTCTGG from Bacteroidota bacterium harbors:
- a CDS encoding amidinotransferase, which produces MKNNLLSQQASIVMMVRPAFFGFNPETAASNAFQQERKGAIADSLHEQALREFDLVREKLVVAGINVHVFQNADVDTPDAIFPNNWFSTHHDGTLVLYPMLALNRRRERSSGLEQYLEGAFKINRKLDLTSWEEQSKFLEGTGSIVFDHACKMAYAVSSPRTNLEVLHALCIELNYDYHSFHCNDAIGNPVYHTNVVMHIGENYIMYCEEGIPSEEERSRLKISFSDSGRTLLTLSLAQMNSFCGNMLQIKNRDGRLFTVCSRTAYDSLEEKQLEQMQEHTEFLIVDIPVIENVGGGGVRCMLAEIFLEPKIVAH
- a CDS encoding CoA transferase; translation: MFKGLRVVELANVLAGPAVGMFFAELGAEVIKIENKSTGGDLTRKWKLPVEQKESTTSSYYHSVNWNKEILFLDLKEAVDHAVAIEKISAADLLITNFKSGDAEKLGMSSSVLLSRYPSLIIAEITGFDDQERVAYDAVLQAETGFMSLNGNPGDQPMKMPVALIDLLAAHQLKEGILIALLQRAKTGKGCKVTASLYRSAIASLANQASAYLNTHVVPLASGSLHPTIAPYGEMFRCADGQLVLLAVGTDKQFLRLLDILKAEEMGSDPLFSTNTNRVINRKILAEKLNKYIALLTSENLLSACHRAKVPAASVRSIDQVFMDPSIQSMVLEQQEGDGSVSKRVATVAFKIENE
- a CDS encoding GNAT family N-acetyltransferase — translated: MDPFHSNREDEYFLLRWEVLRKPWNQPKGTERDELEQKSLHRMIVGADEVIVATGRLQLNEPTVAQIRYMAVHEQFRGLQLGKAMMEELESLALDAGAEKVILQARENALQFYESCGYEIVMETFLLYESIQHYLMEKILVKIPE
- the trmD gene encoding tRNA (guanosine(37)-N1)-methyltransferase TrmD, encoding MRIDIITVHPELLESPFNHSILKRAKEKGLVEVNLINLRDYAFSKHHNTDDYAFGGGAGMVMMIEPIALCIEALQLKNTYDEIIYMSPDGVMLDQPLANSISLQQNIILLCGHYKGVDERVREHFITREISIGNYVLSGGELAAAVLCDAVIRLIPGVLNDETSALSDSFQDNLIAPPVYTRPAEFRGWKVPDVLLSGHEAKINQWRYEQSLIRTQERRPDLLRKNE